Proteins encoded within one genomic window of Saccharopolyspora pogona:
- a CDS encoding type I polyketide synthase, with amino-acid sequence MAAGEGGAQLRRTGLVPMAADRALLALQGALDRDETSLVVADMAWERFAPVFAMSRRRPLLDELPEAQQALADAENTTGAADSAGPLQRIVGMAAAERRRAMMELVLAETSIVLGHNGSDAVSPDRAFQELGFDSLMAVELRNRLGEATGLSLPTTLIFDYPSPSALAEQLVGELVGAQPATTVVAGADPVDDPVVVVAMGCRYPGDVCSPEELWQLVSAGRDAVSTFPTDRGWDCDALFDPDPDRAGRTYVREGAFLTGADRFDAGFFGISPREARAMDPQQRLLLEVAWEVFERAGIAPLSLRGSRTGVFAGTNGQDHGAKVAAAPEAAGHLLTGNAASVMAGRISYTFGLEGPAVAVDTACSSSLVALHLACQSLRSGECDMALAGGVTVMSTPLAFLEFSRQRGLAPDGRCKSFAAAADGTGWGEGAGLVLLERLSDARRNGHRVLAVVRGSAVNQDGASNGLTAPNGPSQQRVIRQALANAGLSASDVDVVEAHGTGTGLGDPIEAQALIAAYGQGRDPERALWLGSIKSNIGHTQAAAGVAGVIKMVQAMRHGELPATLHVDKPTPQVDWSAGAVRLLTGNTPWPESGRPRRAGVSSFGISGTNAHLILEQPPSEPAEIDRSNRRVTAHPAVIPWMLSARSLTALQAQAAALQGRLDRVPGASPLDLGYSLATTRSVLDERAVVWGADRETLLSRLAALADGRTAPGVVTGAANSGGRIGFVFSGQGSQWLGMGKALCAAFPAFADAFEEACDALGAHLGAHLGADLGVDVRGVLFGADEQVLDRTLWAQPGIFAVQVGLLGLLRSWGVRPDAVLGHSVGELAAAHAAGVLSLPDAARLVAARASLMQALPTGGAMLAVATSEAAVEPLLAGMCDRVSIAAINGPESVVLSGDRDVLAEVAGELDARGLRTKWLRVSHAFHSHRMQPILDEYAETAGCVEFGEPVVPIVSAATGALDTAGLMCAAGYWVRQVRDPVRFGDGVQALVDQGVDTIVEFGPDGALSALVQQCLAGSDQAGRVAAIPLMRRDRDEVETAVAALAHVHVRGGAVDWSACFAGTGARTVELPTYAFQRQRYWLAGQADGRGGDVVADPVNARFWELVERADPEPLVDELCIDRDQPFREVLPVLASWREKQRQKAVTDSWRYQVRWRSVEVQSAASLRGVWLVVLPADGLRDQPAAVIDALIARGAEVAVLELTEQDFQRGALVDKVRAVIADRTEVTGVLSLLAMDGMPCAEHPHLSRGVAATVILTQVLGDAGVSAPLWLATTGGVEVGTEDGPADPDHGLIWGLGRVVGLEHPQRWGGLIDLPATLDETSRNGLVAALAGTAAEDQLAVRSSGLFVRRVVRAAQNSRSGTWRSRGTVLITGGTGALGAEVARWLARRGAEHLVLISRRGPEAPGAADLQAELTELGVKVTVVACDVTDGDELRAVLAAVPTEHPLSAVVHTAGVGTPANLAETTLAQFADVLSAKVVGAANLDRLLGGQPLDAFVLFSSISGVWGAGGQGAYSAANAYLDALAERRRACGRPATCVAWGPWAGAGMAVQEGNEAHLRRRGLVPMEPQSALSALQQALSRRETAITVADVDWERFAATFTAARPRPLLDEIVDLRPNTETAEKHGAGELGQQLAALPAAERGHLLLEVVLAETANTLGHDSAEAVQPDRTFAELGFDSLTAVELRNRLNAVTGLRLPPTLVFDHPTPLAVSEQLVPALVAEPGDGIESLLAELDRLDTTLAQRPSIPPEDQAKVAERLQALIAKWDGARDGTAKVTSPQSLTAATDDEIFDLIDRKFRR; translated from the coding sequence CGTTGATCTTCGATTATCCGAGCCCATCCGCTCTGGCGGAGCAGCTGGTCGGCGAGCTGGTGGGAGCGCAGCCCGCGACCACCGTCGTGGCCGGGGCCGATCCAGTGGATGATCCGGTTGTCGTGGTCGCGATGGGATGCCGGTATCCGGGCGATGTCTGCTCGCCTGAGGAGCTGTGGCAGCTGGTTTCCGCGGGACGTGATGCGGTTTCGACGTTCCCCACCGATCGGGGTTGGGACTGCGACGCGTTGTTCGACCCGGATCCGGATCGGGCAGGCCGTACCTACGTGCGAGAAGGTGCCTTCCTGACCGGTGCTGATCGGTTCGATGCGGGGTTCTTCGGCATCAGCCCTCGCGAGGCGCGAGCAATGGATCCGCAGCAGAGGTTGTTGCTCGAGGTGGCGTGGGAGGTTTTCGAACGAGCGGGGATCGCTCCGCTGTCGTTGCGGGGCAGCAGGACCGGTGTGTTCGCGGGCACCAATGGACAGGACCACGGTGCGAAAGTGGCTGCCGCGCCGGAGGCGGCGGGTCACCTCCTGACCGGAAACGCCGCGAGTGTCATGGCCGGCCGGATTTCCTACACGTTCGGCCTCGAGGGTCCTGCGGTGGCGGTGGATACCGCGTGTTCGTCGTCATTGGTGGCGTTGCATTTGGCGTGCCAGTCGCTGCGTTCGGGTGAGTGTGATATGGCGTTGGCGGGTGGTGTGACGGTGATGTCGACACCCCTGGCGTTCCTCGAATTCTCTCGTCAGCGCGGTTTGGCGCCCGATGGCCGGTGTAAGTCGTTTGCGGCTGCGGCGGATGGCACCGGGTGGGGTGAGGGCGCCGGCCTGGTTCTGCTGGAGCGGTTGTCGGATGCGCGTCGTAATGGTCACCGGGTGTTAGCCGTGGTTCGCGGGTCTGCGGTGAATCAGGATGGTGCGTCGAATGGCTTGACGGCGCCGAATGGCCCGTCGCAGCAGCGGGTGATCCGGCAGGCCCTCGCGAATGCGGGACTGTCGGCGTCCGATGTGGATGTCGTGGAGGCGCACGGGACCGGCACCGGGCTCGGGGATCCGATCGAGGCGCAGGCACTGATCGCGGCATATGGGCAGGGACGGGATCCTGAACGGGCCCTGTGGTTGGGGTCGATCAAGTCCAACATCGGCCACACGCAGGCAGCGGCCGGTGTGGCTGGGGTCATCAAGATGGTGCAGGCCATGCGGCATGGGGAGTTGCCTGCCACGTTGCACGTGGACAAACCCACTCCGCAGGTCGACTGGTCTGCCGGGGCCGTTCGGCTCCTCACCGGGAACACGCCCTGGCCCGAGAGCGGCCGTCCTCGTCGAGCTGGGGTGTCGTCGTTCGGGATCAGCGGCACCAACGCACACCTCATCCTCGAACAACCGCCGTCGGAACCAGCGGAGATCGACCGTTCGAATCGGCGGGTCACTGCGCATCCGGCGGTGATCCCGTGGATGTTGTCGGCCAGGAGTCTCACAGCGCTGCAGGCCCAGGCGGCTGCGCTGCAGGGCCGGCTGGACCGGGTGCCTGGCGCTTCTCCGCTGGATTTGGGGTATTCACTCGCGACCACTCGTTCTGTGCTGGACGAGCGCGCCGTCGTGTGGGGTGCCGATCGGGAGACCCTGTTGTCGAGGCTGGCAGCGCTGGCCGATGGCCGGACTGCGCCGGGGGTGGTCACCGGCGCTGCGAATTCCGGTGGCCGCATCGGATTCGTTTTTTCCGGTCAGGGCAGTCAGTGGCTGGGGATGGGAAAGGCGTTGTGCGCGGCTTTCCCGGCGTTCGCAGACGCCTTCGAGGAAGCCTGCGACGCGCTGGGCGCGCACTTGGGCGCGCACTTGGGCGCGGACTTGGGCGTGGACGTCCGGGGCGTGCTGTTCGGTGCTGATGAGCAGGTGCTCGACCGGACGTTGTGGGCGCAGCCGGGGATCTTCGCGGTTCAGGTCGGCCTCCTGGGATTGCTGAGGTCGTGGGGCGTGCGGCCAGACGCGGTGCTGGGGCACTCGGTCGGCGAGTTGGCTGCGGCGCACGCGGCTGGTGTGTTGTCCTTGCCGGACGCGGCACGGTTGGTTGCGGCCCGGGCCAGCCTGATGCAGGCATTGCCCACCGGCGGCGCAATGCTCGCGGTCGCCACCAGCGAGGCGGCGGTCGAACCGCTGCTTGCCGGGATGTGCGATCGGGTCAGCATCGCTGCGATCAACGGCCCGGAGTCGGTAGTGCTCTCCGGCGACCGCGACGTGCTCGCAGAGGTCGCCGGCGAACTCGATGCCCGAGGGCTTAGGACCAAATGGTTGCGGGTCTCCCACGCTTTCCACTCGCACCGGATGCAACCGATTCTGGACGAGTACGCCGAAACCGCCGGGTGCGTCGAGTTCGGTGAACCGGTGGTGCCGATCGTCTCCGCCGCGACCGGTGCGCTGGACACCGCCGGACTGATGTGCGCAGCCGGCTACTGGGTGCGCCAGGTGCGTGATCCCGTCCGCTTCGGAGACGGTGTCCAAGCGCTCGTGGACCAAGGCGTGGACACGATCGTCGAGTTCGGCCCGGACGGGGCGTTGTCGGCCTTGGTCCAGCAGTGCTTGGCCGGGTCCGACCAGGCCGGGAGGGTGGCGGCGATCCCGCTGATGCGCAGGGACCGCGATGAGGTCGAGACCGCGGTGGCTGCCCTGGCGCACGTGCATGTCCGCGGCGGTGCGGTGGACTGGTCGGCTTGCTTCGCCGGCACGGGCGCTCGCACCGTCGAGTTGCCCACCTACGCCTTCCAGCGGCAGCGGTACTGGCTGGCCGGGCAAGCGGACGGGCGTGGCGGCGATGTGGTTGCCGACCCGGTCAACGCGCGCTTCTGGGAGTTGGTCGAGCGCGCCGATCCGGAACCGTTGGTGGATGAGCTCTGCATCGACCGGGACCAGCCCTTCAGGGAGGTGCTGCCCGTGCTGGCTTCCTGGCGCGAGAAACAACGCCAGAAGGCCGTCACGGATTCTTGGCGCTACCAGGTGCGGTGGAGGTCCGTCGAGGTGCAGTCCGCAGCCAGCCTCCGGGGCGTGTGGCTGGTGGTGCTTCCAGCTGACGGACTCCGAGATCAACCGGCGGCCGTCATCGACGCGCTGATCGCGCGCGGCGCCGAGGTCGCGGTCCTGGAATTGACCGAGCAGGACTTCCAACGCGGTGCGCTTGTGGACAAGGTGCGCGCCGTCATTGCCGACCGCACCGAGGTGACGGGTGTGCTGTCTCTGTTGGCAATGGACGGAATGCCCTGCGCAGAGCATCCGCACCTGTCCCGTGGTGTCGCCGCTACCGTGATCCTGACGCAGGTGTTGGGCGATGCGGGCGTTTCCGCCCCGCTGTGGCTGGCCACGACTGGTGGCGTCGAGGTCGGGACCGAGGACGGTCCGGCCGATCCGGACCACGGCTTGATCTGGGGGCTCGGCAGGGTCGTCGGCCTTGAACATCCGCAGCGGTGGGGTGGCCTGATCGACCTTCCGGCGACACTGGACGAGACGTCCCGGAACGGGTTGGTGGCCGCGCTCGCCGGGACGGCGGCCGAAGATCAGCTCGCCGTGCGTTCATCCGGGTTGTTCGTTCGCAGAGTGGTGCGCGCAGCGCAGAATTCCCGTTCAGGGACATGGCGTAGCCGGGGAACGGTCCTCATCACGGGCGGAACAGGCGCGCTCGGTGCCGAGGTCGCACGATGGCTGGCCCGGCGGGGTGCTGAGCATCTGGTGTTGATCAGTCGCCGCGGTCCGGAAGCTCCCGGCGCCGCGGACCTGCAGGCCGAGCTGACCGAGCTCGGCGTGAAAGTCACAGTCGTGGCCTGTGATGTGACGGACGGCGACGAACTGAGGGCGGTGCTGGCGGCCGTTCCGACGGAGCATCCGCTGTCGGCGGTAGTGCACACCGCCGGCGTCGGGACGCCTGCGAACCTGGCCGAGACGACCTTGGCGCAGTTCGCCGACGTGTTGTCGGCCAAGGTCGTCGGCGCGGCGAACCTGGACCGGCTGCTTGGTGGGCAACCGTTGGACGCCTTCGTGCTGTTCTCCTCGATCTCGGGGGTTTGGGGAGCCGGCGGCCAAGGAGCCTATTCGGCCGCCAATGCGTATCTCGATGCCCTTGCCGAGCGCCGACGGGCTTGCGGTCGGCCGGCGACGTGCGTCGCCTGGGGTCCGTGGGCCGGTGCGGGCATGGCCGTTCAGGAAGGCAACGAGGCGCATCTCCGCCGAAGGGGCCTGGTACCGATGGAACCGCAGTCGGCCCTCTCCGCGCTGCAACAGGCCCTGTCCCGACGAGAAACCGCCATCACCGTCGCAGATGTGGACTGGGAACGATTCGCCGCCACTTTCACCGCGGCCCGCCCGCGGCCACTATTGGATGAGATCGTGGATCTACGGCCCAACACCGAGACTGCGGAGAAGCACGGTGCCGGCGAGCTGGGGCAGCAGCTGGCCGCACTGCCGGCCGCTGAGCGCGGACATCTGCTGCTGGAGGTGGTGCTGGCGGAAACCGCCAACACCCTGGGGCACGATTCGGCGGAGGCTGTGCAACCCGATCGGACCTTCGCCGAACTGGGCTTCGATTCGCTTACCGCGGTAGAGCTGCGCAACAGGTTGAACGCGGTGACCGGGCTTCGCCTGCCGCCGACGCTGGTTTTCGACCACCCGACACCGCTGGCGGTGTCCGAACAGTTGGTTCCGGCGTTGGTCGCGGAGCCGGGCGATGGCATCGAGTCGTTGCTCGCGGAGCTCGACAGGCTGGATACCACGTTGGCGCAACGACCTTCGATCCCACCGGAAGACCAGGCCAAGGTGGCGGAGCGCTTGCAGGCACTCATCGCCAAGTGGGACGGGGCGCGTGATGGCACGGCCAAAGTGACGTCACCCCAATCGCTGACGGCGGCCACGGACGACGAAATCTTCGACCTCATCGACCGGAAGTTCCGGCGCTGA